Proteins found in one Bacteroidota bacterium genomic segment:
- a CDS encoding cbb3-type cytochrome c oxidase subunit I, with amino-acid sequence METNVHTLSHTHTAHHDHGHGHGHHHKESFITKYIFSQDHKMIARQFLITGIIMGFVGGLMSVIFRLQLAFPDQSLPILQSMVGKWAPNGVLDPNFYMALVTLHGTIMVFFVLTAGLSGTFSNLLIPYQIGARDMASPLINMLSYWFFFLSSVVMIFSIFIELGPAAAGWTIYPPLSALPEAMPGSGLGMTLWLVSMSLFVISSLMGSLNYIATILNMRTKGMSMTRLPLTIWSFFLTAILGVLSFPVLLSAVVLLIFDRTMGTSFYLSDIYIAGEALAHQGGSPILFQHLFWFLGHPEVYIILMPALGITSEVIATNARKPIFGYRAMIGSLMGISFLSFVVWGHHMFVTGMNPFLGTVFIIATLVIAVPSAVKTFNYLATLWQGNIRYTPAMLFAVGLVSLFVSGGLTGLWLGNAPLDVPLHNTYFVVAHFHIVMGSSAMFGMFSGVYHWFPKMFGRMMNKRLGYIHFWLTFASAYMVFFPMHFIGLAGVPRRYYAFTEFDIANVFVDVNVFITYAAILGVGAQFIFLYNFAVSAIWGRRATQNPWQGTTLEWTTPVEHIHGNWPGEIPEVHRWPYDFSKPGAPQDFILQTISEQDLRDGKNYWDGDGGGEFVAPPAGGGSSPAAQPTPVAPAAVHYKEDVNPAEGQA; translated from the coding sequence ATGGAAACCAACGTACACACCCTGAGCCATACGCACACTGCCCACCACGACCATGGGCATGGCCACGGGCATCACCACAAGGAGTCCTTCATTACCAAATACATCTTCAGCCAGGATCACAAGATGATTGCCCGCCAGTTCCTCATCACGGGCATCATTATGGGCTTTGTGGGCGGACTGATGTCGGTAATCTTCCGGCTGCAACTGGCGTTTCCGGATCAGTCTCTGCCTATCCTGCAGAGCATGGTGGGCAAATGGGCACCCAATGGCGTGCTAGACCCCAACTTCTACATGGCCCTGGTTACCCTGCACGGCACCATCATGGTGTTCTTTGTGCTTACGGCCGGCCTTAGCGGAACCTTCAGCAACCTGCTCATCCCCTATCAGATCGGCGCACGGGATATGGCCTCTCCCCTTATCAACATGCTGTCGTACTGGTTCTTCTTCCTGTCTTCGGTCGTTATGATCTTCTCGATCTTTATCGAGCTGGGCCCCGCTGCCGCCGGCTGGACCATCTATCCGCCCCTATCGGCCCTGCCCGAGGCGATGCCCGGGAGTGGCCTGGGGATGACGCTCTGGCTGGTGAGTATGTCGCTCTTCGTCATTTCCTCGCTCATGGGCTCGCTCAACTACATTGCCACCATACTGAACATGCGTACCAAGGGCATGAGCATGACCCGCCTGCCCCTTACCATCTGGTCATTCTTCCTTACTGCCATTCTGGGTGTGCTCTCGTTCCCGGTGCTGCTTAGCGCTGTGGTGCTGCTCATCTTCGACCGCACCATGGGTACCAGCTTCTACCTGAGCGATATCTACATTGCTGGCGAGGCCCTTGCCCACCAGGGGGGCAGTCCCATCCTCTTTCAGCACCTCTTCTGGTTCCTGGGCCATCCCGAGGTGTACATCATCCTGATGCCGGCACTGGGCATTACCTCAGAGGTAATTGCCACCAATGCCCGCAAGCCTATCTTCGGCTATCGTGCCATGATCGGCTCACTCATGGGTATCAGCTTCCTCTCCTTTGTGGTATGGGGGCACCACATGTTTGTAACAGGGATGAACCCCTTCCTGGGTACGGTCTTCATCATTGCAACCCTGGTTATAGCCGTACCTTCGGCGGTGAAGACCTTTAACTACCTGGCCACCCTCTGGCAGGGAAACATCCGCTATACCCCCGCCATGCTGTTTGCCGTGGGCTTGGTTAGCCTGTTTGTATCCGGCGGCCTCACCGGCCTCTGGCTGGGCAATGCACCCCTGGATGTGCCCCTGCACAACACCTACTTTGTGGTAGCACACTTCCATATTGTAATGGGTTCCTCGGCCATGTTCGGCATGTTCAGCGGTGTTTACCACTGGTTCCCCAAGATGTTTGGCCGTATGATGAACAAGCGCCTAGGCTACATTCACTTCTGGCTCACCTTTGCCAGTGCCTACATGGTGTTTTTCCCCATGCACTTCATTGGCTTGGCCGGCGTACCCCGTCGCTACTATGCCTTTACCGAGTTTGATATTGCCAATGTGTTTGTAGACGTGAACGTGTTTATCACCTACGCGGCCATACTGGGCGTAGGCGCACAGTTTATCTTCCTCTACAATTTTGCCGTAAGCGCCATCTGGGGCCGCAGGGCCACACAGAACCCCTGGCAGGGCACTACCCTGGAGTGGACCACACCGGTGGAGCACATCCATGGCAACTGGCCGGGCGAGATACCAGAGGTTCACCGCTGGCCCTACGACTTCAGCAAGCCCGGTGCGCCGCAAGACTTTATCCTCCAGACCATTAGCGAGCAAGACCTGCGAGATGGCAAAAACTACTGGGATGGAGACGGTGGTGGCGAGTTTGTTGCCCCCCCTGCTGGTGGAGGTAGCAGCCCTGCTGCCCAGCCCACACCCGTGGCACCCGCAGCTGTGCACTACAAGGAGGACGTGAATCCCGCTGAAGGCCAGGCCTAG
- a CDS encoding sel1 repeat family protein, whose amino-acid sequence MKPWILRGVLCLAACMAVPAARAQSTGQLRVQADSGDVRAAIWLGERYGMGTWDTRPQLDSAQHYLQLASQRGSADAAYLLGITYLHGLGVQRNEKTAAEWMQAAADRGNTQALLAMMRVYAHESSMFEASHLQLGRDDAKALAYALRAARARAPEALHYCGIAYHAGRGTARNDSLALAYMQQAAVQLGYPPAQQELAWWYYRGLTEAGTDLELAQHYYQLLADNPTSDLNQTSAGRVGAHSCAQWLRITANLHWSLLLPDPLMAPQLYVRP is encoded by the coding sequence ATGAAGCCATGGATCTTGAGGGGTGTACTGTGCCTGGCTGCCTGTATGGCTGTGCCCGCTGCTCGTGCACAGAGCACGGGGCAGCTGCGCGTGCAGGCAGACTCTGGCGACGTGCGGGCAGCCATTTGGCTGGGCGAGCGCTATGGGATGGGTACCTGGGACACCCGGCCCCAGCTGGACAGTGCCCAGCACTATCTGCAGCTGGCCAGCCAGCGGGGCAGTGCCGATGCGGCCTACCTGCTCGGCATTACCTACCTGCACGGGCTGGGGGTGCAGCGTAATGAAAAGACGGCTGCCGAATGGATGCAGGCAGCTGCCGACCGCGGAAACACCCAGGCACTACTGGCCATGATGCGCGTATACGCCCACGAGAGCAGCATGTTTGAGGCTAGCCACCTACAGCTGGGCCGCGATGATGCCAAGGCACTGGCCTATGCCCTGCGTGCAGCACGGGCCCGTGCGCCCGAGGCCCTGCACTACTGCGGCATAGCCTACCACGCGGGGCGGGGCACAGCCCGCAATGACAGCCTGGCACTGGCATACATGCAGCAGGCAGCGGTGCAGCTGGGCTACCCACCGGCACAGCAGGAACTGGCCTGGTGGTACTACCGCGGGCTGACGGAGGCGGGTACGGACCTGGAGCTGGCCCAGCACTACTACCAGCTGCTGGCAGACAACCCCACTAGCGACCTGAACCAGACAAGTGCAGGCCGCGTGGGCGCACACAGCTGTGCGCAGTGGCTGCGCATAACCGCAAACCTGCACTGGAGCCTATTGCTGCCCGACCCCCTGATGGCCCCCCAGCTGTATGTGCGGCCCTAG
- a CDS encoding S46 family peptidase, protein MKKLKATWVALVLNLCIGLRVLAGPPTPPPDEGMWLPLLISQNIEEMRALGFKLTAEDIYSVNKSSLKDAIPQFAGGCTSELISPDGLILTNHHCGYDAIAARSTTDHNYLRDGFWAMTRAEEIPNPDLEVKFLVRMEDVTSRLLAQVAAGATEDERERLVQEAITALEEAAIEGTHYTAEVKDFFNGSEYYLFVYEVFTDVRLVGTPPESVGKFGGDTDNWMWPRHTGDFSMFRIYAGPDNKPAAYSTSNVPYKPRHFLKINVGGVKKGDPAMVMGWPGNTDRYLTGHEMEVQAEKINPLYIKLFGKKLEVIKTYMDADPAVKIQYASEYARTANAWKYFIGQTEGLAKLDVIEEKKQQEKAFNAWVAQSNKSEYEGVIRTINDNVDASVEGLQVFLHMNVSLFAPKLVLTTFQKGFGLYSVMDPGTGKNKRKVDAAEVRATADALATQLDEIYGHYHMPVDRETMATMFALYAKDIAADKHPEIFKLVQKKFKGDYAAYAAFVYANSVFATKEKLAAFLKAPKWSVLQNDPAIQLAQGLVSAVRAEYGAYQQHQHANDVPYRQYVAGLREMQPDKKFYPNANSTMRVTYGTVQDYSPADAVHYDYYTTARGILQKEDPKDEEFVVPDKLVQLLKNKDYGRWVAEDGQLHVCVLTNNDITGGNSGSPLLDGHGHLIGLAFDGNWEAMTGDLVYDTALKRTINVDIRYVLFLIDKLAGASHLIDEMELVKD, encoded by the coding sequence ATGAAAAAACTGAAAGCAACCTGGGTAGCCCTGGTGCTAAACCTGTGCATTGGGCTGCGTGTGCTGGCCGGGCCACCCACACCGCCGCCAGATGAGGGGATGTGGCTGCCCCTATTGATTAGCCAGAACATAGAGGAAATGCGTGCCCTGGGCTTTAAGCTGACAGCCGAAGACATCTACAGCGTGAACAAAAGCTCGCTGAAGGACGCCATCCCACAGTTTGCCGGGGGCTGTACCTCCGAGCTGATAAGCCCCGATGGCCTGATCCTGACCAACCACCACTGTGGCTACGATGCCATTGCGGCCCGCAGCACCACCGATCACAACTACCTGCGCGATGGTTTTTGGGCTATGACGCGTGCCGAGGAAATCCCGAATCCGGACCTGGAGGTGAAATTCCTGGTGCGTATGGAGGATGTAACCAGCCGCTTGCTGGCCCAGGTGGCCGCCGGGGCTACCGAGGATGAGCGCGAGCGCCTGGTGCAAGAGGCCATTACAGCACTGGAAGAGGCTGCCATAGAGGGCACACACTACACGGCCGAGGTGAAAGACTTTTTTAACGGCAGCGAGTACTACCTGTTTGTGTACGAAGTGTTTACCGATGTACGCCTGGTGGGCACCCCCCCCGAGAGCGTGGGAAAATTTGGCGGCGACACCGACAACTGGATGTGGCCCCGCCATACAGGCGACTTCAGCATGTTTCGCATCTATGCAGGCCCGGACAACAAGCCCGCCGCCTACAGCACCAGCAATGTGCCCTACAAGCCCCGCCACTTCCTGAAAATAAATGTGGGCGGCGTGAAGAAAGGCGACCCTGCCATGGTAATGGGCTGGCCCGGTAATACCGACCGCTACCTTACGGGCCACGAAATGGAAGTGCAGGCGGAGAAAATAAACCCCCTGTACATCAAGCTGTTTGGCAAAAAGCTGGAGGTGATAAAAACCTACATGGATGCCGATCCCGCAGTCAAAATACAGTACGCCAGCGAATATGCTCGCACAGCAAATGCCTGGAAGTATTTTATTGGTCAAACAGAAGGCCTGGCCAAACTGGATGTAATCGAAGAGAAAAAGCAGCAGGAAAAAGCCTTCAACGCCTGGGTAGCCCAGAGTAACAAGAGCGAGTACGAGGGTGTTATCCGCACCATCAATGACAACGTGGATGCATCGGTAGAAGGCCTACAGGTGTTCCTGCACATGAATGTATCCCTCTTCGCGCCCAAGCTGGTCCTTACTACCTTCCAGAAAGGCTTTGGCCTATACAGCGTAATGGACCCCGGCACCGGCAAGAACAAGCGAAAAGTGGATGCCGCAGAGGTGCGCGCCACCGCAGATGCCCTGGCCACCCAGCTGGACGAAATCTACGGGCACTACCACATGCCTGTAGACCGCGAAACGATGGCCACTATGTTTGCCCTGTATGCCAAGGACATAGCGGCAGACAAGCATCCCGAGATTTTCAAACTGGTGCAGAAGAAGTTCAAGGGCGACTATGCCGCCTACGCCGCTTTTGTTTATGCCAACAGCGTTTTTGCCACAAAAGAGAAACTGGCCGCCTTCTTAAAGGCCCCTAAGTGGAGCGTGCTACAAAACGACCCCGCCATACAGCTTGCACAGGGTCTGGTGTCGGCTGTAAGGGCCGAGTACGGCGCTTACCAGCAGCACCAGCATGCTAATGACGTGCCCTACCGGCAGTATGTAGCCGGCCTGCGCGAAATGCAGCCCGACAAGAAGTTCTACCCCAACGCAAACTCCACCATGCGCGTTACCTACGGCACCGTGCAGGACTATAGCCCCGCCGATGCGGTGCACTATGATTACTACACCACCGCCAGGGGAATCCTGCAAAAAGAAGACCCCAAGGACGAGGAGTTTGTGGTGCCCGACAAGCTGGTACAGCTGCTGAAAAACAAAGACTACGGCCGCTGGGTAGCCGAGGATGGCCAGCTGCATGTGTGTGTGCTGACCAACAATGACATAACGGGCGGAAACAGCGGAAGCCCCCTGCTGGACGGCCATGGCCACCTGATCGGCCTTGCCTTCGACGGAAACTGGGAAGCCATGACCGGAGACCTGGTGTACGACACCGCACTGAAGCGTACCATCAATGTAGACATACGCTACGTACTCTTCCTCATCGACAAGCTAGCCGGTGCCAGCCACCTGATAGACGAAATGGAGCTGGTGAAGGACTAG
- a CDS encoding methionine aminotransferase yields the protein MSSSTELPVLKLSSKLPDVGSSIFYEMTRLAQQHQAINLGQGFPGFQPDARLVQAVHQAMLDGHNQYAPMAGVPALREELSRLCERKNGRRYEPETEITITSGATEALYAVISAVVWPEDEVIVFDPAYESYVPAIRANGGQPVHIPLSYPDYRIDWNKVKRLITSKTRAIILNNPHNPSGQLLDAADIEALRSITRDSDMLIISDEVYEHIVFNGQPHLSMAQYDDLAARSFVIGSLGKTLHTTGWKIGYCMAPAALTQELRRFHQQIVFAVSTPMQVGTAAYLASQPTLAQDLKTLFGQKRDRFNRLMKGSRLKPIPSQGSYFHLYSFRELEGLSALSDVEFCRQLISQHGVAAIPISVFYRDQEDQKVIRLCFAKEDAVLDAAAERLCAV from the coding sequence ATGTCCTCTTCTACAGAACTGCCTGTACTGAAACTATCCAGCAAGCTGCCGGATGTGGGTTCCAGTATCTTTTATGAGATGACCCGGCTGGCCCAGCAGCACCAGGCTATCAACCTGGGGCAGGGGTTTCCGGGTTTTCAGCCAGATGCCAGGCTGGTACAGGCCGTGCACCAGGCCATGCTGGATGGCCACAACCAGTATGCCCCCATGGCAGGCGTGCCGGCCCTGCGCGAAGAATTGAGCCGCCTGTGCGAGCGCAAAAATGGCCGCCGCTACGAGCCCGAAACCGAAATTACCATCACCAGCGGGGCCACAGAGGCCCTGTATGCCGTTATATCGGCCGTAGTGTGGCCCGAGGATGAGGTCATCGTATTCGACCCCGCATACGAGAGCTACGTGCCGGCCATACGGGCCAATGGCGGCCAGCCAGTGCACATCCCACTCAGTTATCCAGACTACCGCATAGACTGGAACAAGGTGAAGCGGCTGATAACCAGCAAAACCCGCGCCATCATCCTGAACAATCCGCACAACCCCAGTGGCCAGCTGCTGGATGCGGCAGACATAGAGGCACTGCGCTCCATCACCCGAGATAGCGATATGCTGATTATAAGCGATGAGGTGTATGAGCACATCGTCTTCAACGGACAGCCACACCTAAGCATGGCGCAGTATGACGACCTGGCTGCTCGCAGCTTTGTGATTGGCAGCCTGGGCAAAACCCTGCATACCACCGGCTGGAAGATTGGATACTGCATGGCACCGGCTGCCCTTACACAGGAGCTGCGGCGCTTTCATCAGCAGATTGTATTTGCCGTAAGCACCCCCATGCAGGTGGGTACTGCTGCCTACCTGGCTAGCCAGCCCACACTGGCACAAGACCTGAAAACCCTGTTTGGCCAGAAGCGGGACCGCTTCAACCGGCTGATGAAGGGCAGCAGGCTGAAGCCCATACCGAGCCAGGGCAGCTATTTTCATCTCTACAGCTTCCGGGAGCTGGAGGGGCTGTCGGCGCTATCGGACGTAGAATTCTGCCGACAGCTGATTAGCCAGCATGGTGTGGCTGCCATTCCCATCTCAGTGTTTTACCGAGACCAGGAAGATCAGAAGGTGATTCGCCTCTGCTTTGCCAAGGAAGATGCCGTGCTGGATGCCGCCGCAGAACGCCTGTGTGCGGTATAG
- a CDS encoding aldo/keto reductase codes for MKYTTLGTSGLRVSELCLGTMTFGTEWGWGADAEECARIFEAYVAAGGNFIDTANYYTAGSSERILAPLIKARREELVVATKFSLNMDRRGLNTGGNHRKNIRQAAEASLKRLDTDYIDLYWLHAWDFTTGLEEALRTLDDLVSSGKVLYVGFSDTPAWIVARAQLLAQLRGWEPLCAIQAEYSLIQRSTERELLPMAQALGLAVLAWSPLGSGLLTGKYADPQAFSGTNRLKEDSKRVSARNLAIAETLGRLARELGFTSAQLALAWVNSRGRQVFPIIGARTSAQLLANLHCLSVQLPEAALNELDACSAIELGFPHDFIHSDNVRTILLGDQKEAFFPGQAKPGPGGA; via the coding sequence ATGAAATACACTACCCTGGGAACGAGTGGCCTACGTGTGAGCGAGCTGTGCCTGGGCACCATGACCTTTGGCACCGAATGGGGCTGGGGTGCCGATGCGGAGGAGTGTGCTCGCATTTTTGAGGCCTATGTGGCGGCTGGCGGAAACTTTATCGATACCGCCAACTACTATACTGCCGGTAGCAGCGAGCGCATACTGGCCCCGCTGATAAAGGCGCGGCGCGAGGAACTGGTGGTGGCCACCAAGTTTAGCCTGAACATGGACCGCCGGGGCCTGAACACCGGCGGAAACCACCGCAAGAACATCCGACAGGCAGCTGAGGCCAGCCTGAAGCGCCTGGACACGGACTACATAGACCTGTACTGGCTGCATGCCTGGGACTTTACCACCGGCCTGGAGGAAGCGCTGCGCACCCTGGATGACCTGGTGAGCAGCGGCAAGGTGCTGTACGTTGGCTTCAGCGACACACCGGCCTGGATAGTGGCGCGGGCCCAGCTGCTAGCCCAGCTACGTGGCTGGGAACCCCTGTGTGCCATACAGGCAGAGTACAGCCTGATACAGCGTAGCACCGAGCGCGAGCTGCTGCCCATGGCACAGGCCCTAGGCCTGGCAGTGCTGGCCTGGAGCCCCCTGGGCAGTGGCCTGCTGACAGGTAAATACGCAGACCCCCAGGCCTTTTCGGGTACCAACAGGCTGAAGGAGGACAGTAAGCGGGTAAGCGCCCGAAACCTGGCCATAGCCGAAACCCTGGGCCGCCTGGCCCGCGAACTGGGCTTTACCTCGGCCCAGCTGGCCCTGGCCTGGGTAAACAGCCGTGGCCGGCAGGTGTTTCCCATTATTGGCGCACGTACCAGTGCCCAGCTGCTGGCCAACCTGCACTGCCTGAGTGTGCAGCTGCCGGAGGCTGCACTGAACGAGCTGGATGCCTGCTCGGCCATCGAGCTGGGATTTCCGCACGACTTTATCCACTCAGACAATGTGCGTACCATCCTGCTGGGCGACCAAAAAGAAGCCTTCTTCCCGGGCCAGGCTAAGCCTGGGCCAGGCGGTGCATAA
- a CDS encoding amidohydrolase translates to MSESFHITLVQADLAWEQPEQNRSMLDELLATTTGSDLILLPEMFTTGFSMQAARLAEPTDGPTLAWMRHLAARKDALVCGSFIATEGGRYYNRMLGVQPDGSYTAYDKRHLFRMAGEQEVYEAGDQRPILHWRGWRILPLVCYDLRFPVWSRNHIDHTELAYDLALYVANWPERRSAHWQKLLAARAIENQAYVAGVNRVGKDGLDHVYAGHSALYDYQGEVLCGLSPHQVGVATCTLSLTSLSQYRDRFPAWMDQDTFSLH, encoded by the coding sequence ATGTCCGAGTCTTTCCATATAACCCTGGTGCAGGCAGACCTGGCCTGGGAGCAGCCCGAACAAAACCGCAGTATGCTGGACGAGCTGCTGGCCACCACCACCGGCAGCGACCTGATCCTGCTGCCCGAGATGTTTACCACCGGCTTCAGCATGCAGGCTGCGCGGCTAGCCGAGCCCACAGATGGGCCCACCCTGGCCTGGATGCGCCACCTGGCCGCCCGGAAGGATGCGCTGGTGTGCGGCTCCTTCATAGCCACCGAGGGGGGCCGCTACTACAACCGCATGCTGGGCGTACAGCCCGATGGCAGCTACACCGCCTACGACAAGCGGCACCTCTTCCGCATGGCGGGCGAGCAGGAGGTGTATGAGGCTGGGGACCAACGCCCCATCCTGCACTGGCGGGGCTGGCGCATCCTGCCCCTGGTGTGCTATGACCTGCGCTTCCCGGTATGGAGCCGAAACCACATAGACCATACAGAGCTGGCCTATGACCTGGCCCTGTATGTGGCCAACTGGCCCGAGCGGCGCAGCGCCCACTGGCAGAAATTACTGGCCGCCCGCGCTATCGAAAATCAGGCCTATGTGGCAGGCGTAAACCGGGTGGGGAAAGATGGCCTGGACCATGTATATGCCGGCCACAGCGCGTTGTACGACTACCAGGGCGAGGTGCTGTGCGGCCTAAGCCCCCACCAGGTAGGGGTAGCCACCTGTACCCTAAGCCTCACCTCGCTCAGCCAGTATCGAGACCGCTTCCCTGCCTGGATGGATCAAGACACCTTCAGCCTGCACTAG
- a CDS encoding DUF721 domain-containing protein: protein MSGEKKYRNAFSLAEALQQWLADSGLAREHAVHRIHREWTQIVGPALARQTRQLRYEQGVLTVEVESAAWRHELTLARERLRDTINTYLDIPLVQEIKVR, encoded by the coding sequence ATGTCTGGCGAAAAGAAATACCGCAATGCGTTTAGCCTGGCAGAGGCACTGCAGCAGTGGCTGGCCGATAGCGGGCTGGCACGCGAGCATGCCGTGCACCGCATACACCGGGAGTGGACGCAGATAGTGGGGCCAGCCCTGGCCCGGCAGACGAGGCAGCTGCGCTATGAGCAGGGGGTGCTTACGGTGGAGGTAGAGTCTGCCGCATGGCGGCACGAGCTGACGCTGGCCCGCGAGCGGCTGCGCGATACGATCAATACCTACCTGGACATACCCCTGGTGCAGGAGATAAAGGTTCGCTGA
- a CDS encoding cytochrome c oxidase subunit II yields the protein MKQVSSLRKAVSCRPCLAGMLLLFILALASSAYGAIGEEAARRAADAGPIVDPNSKRELLFGLFDLVKVLGLVLLLLVVFLSSRIARLVDFDPFKNWDANRINGGLFALFGLALGFFVWYQVVEYGPYTLGETTTVHGQGVDTLFNITLSATGVAFVLVQFFIFLYAARYVRKAGRKALYYPDNHKLELIWTLVPAFGLALVVLYGVSVWNKIHYPDLAGKEPIHIEMVAEQFKWTVRYAGTDNKLGHADYKLIEGANVLGLDSTDTQNDDDQLVYTKELHVPVNQPITLHARSKDVLHGMYIPHFAVNVYAVPGMPTQFTFTPTKTTDQMRQDTRNPEFNYELACGQLCGSGHWNMRVVVVVEEEQAYKAWLAAQPKWKQPQVAKAAEAATDSTAAAQPAKPAGAAGPTAMNNRAN from the coding sequence ATGAAGCAAGTATCCTCTCTCCGGAAAGCTGTGAGCTGCCGTCCCTGCCTGGCGGGCATGCTGCTGTTGTTTATCCTGGCTTTGGCAAGCAGTGCCTATGGTGCCATAGGCGAGGAGGCCGCTCGGCGTGCTGCCGATGCAGGCCCGATTGTGGACCCCAATTCCAAGCGCGAGCTGCTTTTTGGTCTGTTCGACCTGGTAAAGGTTCTTGGCCTGGTGCTGCTGCTCCTCGTGGTCTTCCTGTCTTCGCGCATTGCCCGCCTGGTAGACTTCGATCCCTTTAAGAACTGGGATGCCAACCGCATCAATGGAGGCTTATTTGCCCTCTTTGGCTTGGCACTGGGCTTTTTCGTTTGGTACCAGGTGGTGGAGTATGGCCCCTATACACTAGGCGAAACCACCACCGTACACGGCCAGGGGGTGGATACGCTTTTCAACATTACCCTGTCTGCCACGGGGGTGGCTTTTGTGCTGGTTCAGTTCTTTATCTTCCTGTACGCCGCCCGCTATGTGCGAAAGGCGGGCCGCAAAGCCCTCTACTACCCCGACAACCACAAGCTGGAGCTGATCTGGACACTCGTTCCTGCCTTTGGCCTGGCCCTGGTGGTGCTCTATGGCGTGAGTGTGTGGAACAAAATACATTACCCGGACCTGGCTGGCAAGGAGCCCATCCACATAGAGATGGTAGCCGAGCAGTTTAAGTGGACCGTGCGCTATGCCGGCACCGACAACAAACTGGGCCACGCAGACTATAAGCTGATAGAGGGAGCCAATGTGCTGGGCCTGGATAGCACCGATACACAAAACGACGACGACCAGCTGGTGTATACCAAGGAGCTGCACGTGCCCGTAAACCAGCCCATTACCCTGCATGCCCGCAGCAAGGATGTGCTGCATGGCATGTACATCCCCCACTTTGCCGTGAATGTGTATGCGGTGCCGGGCATGCCCACCCAGTTTACCTTCACCCCGACCAAGACGACCGACCAGATGCGCCAGGATACCCGTAATCCTGAGTTTAACTACGAGCTGGCCTGTGGACAGCTGTGTGGCAGCGGCCACTGGAATATGCGCGTGGTAGTGGTGGTAGAGGAAGAGCAAGCCTATAAGGCCTGGCTGGCCGCACAGCCCAAGTGGAAGCAACCCCAGGTGGCAAAGGCCGCAGAAGCCGCCACCGATAGCACTGCTGCCGCACAGCCCGCCAAGCCAGCAGGCGCGGCAGGCCCCACAGCCATGAATAACCGGGCTAACTAA
- a CDS encoding SDR family oxidoreductase — MELKNARILVTGGSAGIGLATARLLMAHGARVCISGRNEARLKEAAEALGCTWVAADVSQEAQVVNLVAEATKQLEGLDVLINNADYGYAAPLVEVEAAAFEQVWRTNVLGATLCAREAARHFIAQKKGHILNIASTASTKGSPNASPYVATKFALRGMTECWRQELRQHNIRVMLVNPSEVMTDFARSVQTPGGTRARTYTQAEQDTKLRAEEIAHTILGMLQLDDRAFITEATVFATNPMV, encoded by the coding sequence ATGGAGCTAAAGAACGCAAGGATTCTCGTTACCGGGGGGAGTGCCGGCATAGGCCTGGCTACTGCCCGGCTGCTGATGGCCCACGGTGCGCGTGTGTGTATATCCGGGCGAAATGAAGCCCGGCTGAAAGAGGCTGCCGAAGCCCTGGGCTGCACCTGGGTAGCGGCAGATGTAAGCCAGGAGGCGCAGGTAGTGAACCTGGTGGCCGAGGCCACTAAACAGCTGGAGGGGCTGGATGTGCTGATTAACAACGCGGACTATGGCTATGCAGCACCCCTGGTGGAGGTAGAAGCGGCAGCCTTTGAGCAGGTGTGGCGCACCAACGTGCTGGGTGCCACCCTGTGCGCCCGCGAGGCGGCGCGGCACTTTATCGCACAAAAGAAGGGGCATATCCTGAACATAGCCAGCACGGCGAGCACCAAGGGTAGCCCAAATGCCTCGCCCTATGTGGCTACCAAGTTTGCCTTGCGGGGCATGACAGAATGCTGGCGGCAAGAGCTGCGCCAGCACAACATCCGGGTGATGCTGGTGAACCCCAGTGAGGTGATGACAGACTTTGCCCGATCGGTACAGACACCCGGCGGCACCCGGGCACGTACCTACACCCAGGCCGAGCAGGATACCAAGCTGCGGGCCGAGGAGATAGCCCACACCATACTGGGCATGCTGCAGCTGGACGATCGGGCCTTTATTACCGAGGCCACCGTCTTTGCCACCAACCCCATGGTGTAG